One Dioscorea cayenensis subsp. rotundata cultivar TDr96_F1 chromosome 17, TDr96_F1_v2_PseudoChromosome.rev07_lg8_w22 25.fasta, whole genome shotgun sequence DNA window includes the following coding sequences:
- the LOC120281061 gene encoding uncharacterized protein LOC120281061, which yields MVAKEWLKQVIATFDDMVLEEELRLKVATRLLDSRARVWWESLKGHFYDVLSWSEFHREFDEEYYTHFHREQKRQEFMQLNQGNKSVIEYETELKDLAKFVPELVGSEEVLCSKFEAGFNLSVRERMSVTRNQSFKEVVWLALRAEKLVLEGR from the coding sequence ATGGTCGCCAAAGAGTGGCTAAAGCAGGTGATAGCTACTTTCGACGACATGGTTCTAGAAGAAGAGTTGAGGCTGAAGGTCGCTACGAGGTTACTTGACAGCAGAGCCAGAGTCTGGTGGGAAAGTCTGAAAGGTCATTTCTATGATGTTTTGAGTTGGTCAGAATTTCATAGGGAGTTTGACGAGGAGTACTACACCCATTTCCATAGAGAACAGAAAAGGCAAGAGTTCATGCAGTTGAACCAGGGTAACAAATCTGTGATAGAGTATGAGACAGAATTAAAGGACCTAGCAAAGTTTGTACCAGAACTGGTAGGTTCTGAGGAAGTTTTGTGTTCAAAGTTTGAGGCCGGATTCAACCTCAGCGTTCGGGAGAGGATGTCAGTCACACGAAACCAGAGCTTTAAAGAAGTAGTGTGGTTGGCCCTTCGAGCAGAAAAGTTGGTTCTAGAAGGCAGATGA
- the LOC120281059 gene encoding uncharacterized protein LOC120281059: MAEPRRTLSDYERPQFTGEEFSVHAPTVPANNFEIKASTIGMIQNSVQFDGLADEDPHAHLSRFLQICSTFKINSVSDDAIRLRLFPFSLRGAAYRYFPPSKAARLRQEISAFRQGDSETLFEAHERFKDLLRKCPHHGFSSWMRIQMLCNGLNYATRQLIDAAAGGSLSNKTPEDAEMLIENMASNECHWSTRQKPPKAAGIYEIDDNTALAAKVEALTKRFDQFMLGSSSNSGAVLSCETCGAGHATVQCPISIASVAPVETVDYVGGGPRGPGNPYGNTYNQGWRNHPNFSWGQQQQPRPQQPQGLSHQLPQQPEKKFSTEDVLARFMISTEAKFVNINNQFAEVNTVLRNVQASIQSLENQVGQLARANSERPPGSLPSNTENNPREHLKAVTLRSGKQVEARAKEGSSTEHDGVAVREDPMSSESLVDGGKEKQDEETLQLPTPRVPEYKPTIPYPARLKQDKEEAQFKKFLNRKLEELETVALPRNCSAIIQRKLPQKLTDPGSFIIPCGIGEGMQEKALADSGASINVMPYKLFLKLGLDDMRPTRMTIQLADRSIKKPRGVVEDVLVKVDKLIIPVDFVILDVDDDVEVPLILGRPFLNTAGALIDVKGGRMTLRVGDEEVIFTLPVAMKHTLDHDDPLYFTDETDMIITDCVQEVLAINPLDEFLEGVDGD; this comes from the exons ATGGCAGAACCAAGGCGTACCTTGTCCGATTATGAAAGGCCTCAGTTTACTGGTGAGGAATTCAGTGTGCATGCTCCCACCGTGCCGGCtaacaactttgaaatcaaagcaagcacaattgggATGATCCAAAATTCTGTACAATTTGATGGGCTAGCTGATGAAGACCCGCATGCGCATTTGTCtcgcttcctccaaatttgttccaccttcaaGATTAACTCAGTGTCTGATGATGcgataagattgagattattccctTTCAGTCTAAGGGGAGCAGCATATCG gtatttcccaccaagcaaagcAGCTagattgaggcaagaaatttctgCATTCCGGCAAGGGGACTCGGAGACACTTTTTGAAGCACacgagagattcaaggatctcctacggaagtgcccccatcatggcttcTCCTCGTGGATGAGAATTCAGATGCTTTGCAATGGTCTGAATTATGCAACTAGACAACTCATCGATGCTGCAGCAGGGGGGTCATTGAGTAATAAAACCCCTGAAGATGCTGAAATgttgattgaaaacatggcgAGTAACGAATGCCACTGGTCTACTAGACAGAAACCACCTAAGGCAGCTGGAATTTATGAGATAGATGACAACACTGCACTAGCCGCTAAGGTGGAGGCCCTAACAAAGAGATTCGATCAGTTTATGTTGGGTTCAAGCTCAAATTCTGGAGCAGTTTTGTCTTGCGAGACTTGTGGGGCGGGGCATGCTACTGTTCAGTGTCCAATTTCAATAGCCTCTGTTGCCCCAGTCGagacagttgattatgttgggggagGTCCTCGAGGTCCAGGCAATCCCTATGGAAACACATACAATcaggggtggaggaatcacccaaatttttcctGGGGTCAACAACAGCAACCTCGGCCTCAGCAGCCTCAGGGACTTTCACATCAACTTCCGCAGCAGCCCGAGAAGaagttctccaccgaagatgtGTTAGCGAGATTCATGATCAGCACTGAGGCAAAATTCgtgaacatcaacaatcaatTCGCTGAAGTGAACACCGTTCTGAGGAATGTTCAGGCCTCCATCCAATCTTTGGAAAACCAAGTTGGGCAACTTGCTAGAGCAAATTCTGAGCGCCCACCGGGTAGCCTCCCTAGTAACACTGAGAATAATCCAAGGGAGCATTTGAAGGCCGTCACCCTCAGAAGCGGGAAACAGGTTGAAGCACGAGCCAAGGAGGGCTCAAGTACTGAGCATGATGGGGTAGCCGTACGGGAAGACCCTATGTCGTCTGAGAGTTTAGTTGATGGgggaaaagaaaagcaagatgaagaaacccttcAACTACCAACACCGAGGGTACCTGAGTACAAGCCGACTATTCCCTATCCGGCTAGGTTAAAGCAAGATAAAGAGGAGGCCCAGTTCAAGAAATTCCTGAAT agaaaattggaggaattaGAAACTGTTGCATTACCACGGAATTGCTCGGCGATAATTCAGAGGAAGCTCCCTCAAAAGTTGACTGATCCCgggagcttcatcattccatgtggGATTGGAGAAGGCATGCAAGAGAAGGCGTTAGCAGATTctggggccagtatcaatgtgaTGCCCTACAAGCTGTTTTTGAAATTGGGGTTAGATGACATGAGGCCTACAAGGATGACAATACAACTTGCAGATCggtctataaagaaaccccgcGGTGTTGTTGAGGATGTGCTGGTTAAAGTAGACAAACTCATTATCCCGGTGGATTTTGTTATTCtcgatgtggatgatgatgttgaagttcCATTGATCCTCGGGCGACCATTTCTTAACACCGCCGGTGCCCTCATTGATGTAAAGGGGGGAAGAATGACATTGAGAgtgggggatgaggaagtcattTTTACACTCCCCGTGGCTATGAAACACACCTTGGACCACGATGATCCTCTCTATTTTACCGATGAAACTGATATGATTATTACTGACTGTGTGCAAGAGGTCTTGGCGATTAACCCTCTGGATGAATTCTTAGAAGGAGTGGATGGCGACTGA